One stretch of Prunus persica cultivar Lovell chromosome G1, Prunus_persica_NCBIv2, whole genome shotgun sequence DNA includes these proteins:
- the LOC18791795 gene encoding methyltransferase-like protein 13 has protein sequence MPKLEQLEDILGTLEGFTVKENWDRFFTIRGSDNEFEWYAQWADLRGPLLAHLSKLQSQTLPLQILVPGCGVSNLSDHLYDAGFKAITNIDFSEIAVSDMLQRNACQRPGMKWQVMDMTTMQFEDESFDVVVDKGGLDALIEPEFGLKKGNQYLSDVNRVLKSGGKFVCFTWGFCDVLGLLFSNFRLGWKMGIYAMPLKPNCTKPNDLQTFMVVAEKETPSALHQITSTFTISHGNQTCSLLEALENENRVRKEYSTAGSDMAVLT, from the exons atgcCAAAGCTGGAGCAATTAGAGGACATATTGGGAACACTAGAAGGCTTCACAGTGAAAGAGAACTGGGACAGGTTCTTCACCATTCGAGGCAGTGACAACGAATTCGAGTGGTACGCTCAGTGGGCCGACCTCAGAGGCCCACTCCTCGCCCACCTCTCGAAGCTCCAGTCCCAAACCCTACCGCTGCAAATACTCGTTCCCGGTTGCGGCGTTTCCAACCTCTCTGATCACCTCTACGACGCTGGGTTTAAGGCCATCACGAACATTGACTTCTCTGAGATTGCCGTGTCCGATATGCTGCAACGGAATGCGTGCCAACGCCCTGGTATGAAATGGCAAGTCATGGACATGACCACCATGCAg TTTGAAGATGAGAGCTTTGACGTTGTGGTTGACAAAGGTGGATTGGACGCCTTGATAGAGCCCGAGTTTGGCCTTAAGAAGGGGAATCAATACTTATCAGAT GTAAACAGAGTTTTAAAATCGGGAGGAAAATTTGTTTGCTTTACATGGGGTTTCTGCGATGTTTTGG GTTTGCTCTTCTCCAACTTCCGGCTTGGTTGGAAAATGGGTATTTATGCCATGCCTCTGAAACCAAACTGTACCAAACCAAATGATCTTCAGACTTTTATGGTGGTTGCTGAAAAGGAGACGCCTTCTGCATTGCATCAGATAACGTCAACATTCACAATTTCTCATGGAAATCag ACTTGTAGCCTCCTTGAAGCTCTTGAAAACGAGAATCGAGTTCGTAAAGAATACTCCACTGCTGGTTCTGATATGGCAGTGCTCACCTGA
- the LOC18791498 gene encoding methyltransferase-like protein 13 — MGKKEEQLAELLGTLGDFTSKENWDKFFTIRGTDDAFEWYAEWSELRNPLLSHLPPQPQILVPGCGSSRLSEHLYDAGFNSITNIDFSKVAISDCLRRNVRHRPDMRWRVMDMTAMQFEDEAFDVVVDKGGLDALMEPELGPKLGTQYLSEVRRVLKSGGKFICLTLAESHVLALLFSKFRFGWKMGIHAIPQKPSSKPSLLAFMVVAEKQVSSVLQEITSSFNDSSLALKGSQACGLLEAVEKENQIRRDYSTGSDVLYSLEELQLGARGDLTKLCPGHRFQLTLGGDSRFSYRAVVLDAQESSGPFAYHCGVFIVPKTRAHEWLFSSEEGQWMVVESSKAARLVMVLLDASHVSASMDDIQKDLSPLVKQLAPGKDDNGAQIPFMMASDGIKQRNIVHQVTSTITGPVIVEDVIYENVDGDISRILPSRDLTFRRLVFQRSEGLVQSEALLSEEGSNNKVGETERKKTNSSSKSKRRGIQRRSGETSHQLKVYHGYLASSYHTGILSGLMLISSYLESMASNQKSVKAVVIGLGAGLLPMFLNRCMPLMHTEVVELDPVVRKLAKEYFNFVEDDRLQVHIADGIQFVRNVANSAAADEISAVQEKEGAHCNTEPPSSNGSCLESHVEGKVPSKVDIVIIDVDSADSSSGMTCPAADFVQETFLQTVKDALSEKGLFIINLVSRSQAIKDSVISRMKVAFSHLFCLQLEEDVNEVIFGLCSASCIKEDSFPEAALQLEKLLKLEHPEISQSIINTTKKLRQLK, encoded by the exons atggggaagaaggaggagCAGCTAGCAGAGTTACTGGGAACCCTAGGAGACTTTACAAGCAAAGAGAATTGGGACAAGTTCTTCACCATCCGAGGCACCGACGACGCCTTCGAGTGGTACGCCGAGTGGTCTGAGCTCAGAAACCCTTTGCTCTCCCACCTCCCTCCGCAACCCCAAATTCTCGTTCCCGGCTGCGGCAGCTCCCGCCTCTCCGAGCACCTATACGACGCCGGTTTCAATTCCATCACCAACATTGACTTCTCCAAGGTCGCCATTTCCGACTGCCTCCGCCGCAATGTTCGCCATAGGCCCGATATGCGCTGGCGCGTCATGGACATGACCGCCATGCAG TTTGAGGACGAGGCATttgatgttgttgttgataAAGGTGGATTGGATGCTTTGATGGAGCCAGAGCTTGGCCCTAAGCTTGGGACTCAGTATTTATCAGAG GTGAGAAGAGTTTTGAAGTCTGGGGGAAAATTTATTTGCCTTACATTGGCAGAGTCACATGTTCTTG CTTTGCTTTTCTCTAAGTTTCGGTTTGGGTGGAAAATGGGTATCCATGCCATACCTCAGAAACCGTCTAGTAAGCCAAGCCTTCTAGCATTTATGGTGGTTGCTGAGAAACAGGTTTCCAGTGTGTTGCAGGAGATCACATCATCTTTCAATGATTCTTCCCTTGCTTTAAAGGGAAGTCAG GCTTGTGGACTTCTTGAAGCTGTTGAAAAGGAGAATCAAATTCGTAGAGATTACTCCACTGGTTCGGATGTATTATACTCTCTTGAAGAATTGCAACTTGGAGCCAGAGGGGATTTGACTAAGCTTTGCCCAGGTCATCGTTTTCAGCTTACTTTGGGTGGTGATTCCCGTTTCAGTTACAGAGCTGTAGTTCTTGATGCCCAGGAATCATCTGGTCCATTTGCATATCATTGTGGGGTTTTTATTGTGCCTAAG ACTCGGGCTCATGAATGGCTCTTCTCCTCAGAAGAAGGACAATGGATGGTAGTAGAAAGCTCGAAGGCAGCTCGTCTAGTAATG GTATTATTAGATGCCAGCCATGTTAGTGCCAGCATGGATGATATTCAG AAGGATTTATCCCCCTTGGTTAAACAATTGGCACCTGGGAAAGATGACAATGGTGCTCAGATTCC GTTCATGATGGCAAGTGATGGGATCAAGCAAAGAAACATTGTTCACcag GTCACATCTACAATAACTGGACCAGTTATAGTTGAGGATGTGATTTATGAAAATGTTGATGGTGATATCAGTCGCATTCTACCATCCAGAGATTTAACATTTCGTCGCCTTGTTTTCCAAAGAAGTGAGGGTCTGGTTCAGTCTGAAGCTCTTCTGTCTGAGGAAGGCTCCAACAATAAAGTTGGTGAGACTGAGAGGAAAAAGACAAACTCATCTTCTAAATCTAAAAGAAGAGGAATCCAGAGAAGAAGTGGTG aaacGAGCCACCAGCTGAAGGTCTATCATGGGTATTTGGCTAGTTCTTATCATACAGGGATTCTTTCTGGCCTAATGTTGATTTCATCATATTTGGAAAGCATGGCGTCAAATCAAAAATCG GTCAAAGCAGTTGTAATTGGTCTTGGAGCAGGTTTACTCCCTATGTTCCTTAATAGATGTATGCCCCTTATGCACACTGAG GTGGTGGAGTTGGATCCTGTAGTCCGCAAACTTGCAAAAGAATACTTCAATTTTGTTGAAGATGATCGCTTGCAG GTGCACATTGCTGATGGTATTCAGTTTGTTAGAAATGTTGCAAATTCTGCTGCAGCTGATGAAATTTCTGCAGTTCAAGAGAAGGAAGGTGCTCACTGCAATACAGAGCCCCCTTCTTCCAATGGGAGCTGCTTAGAATCACATGTTGAAGGCAAGGTGCCTTCGAAGGTTGACATAGTTATTATTGATGTAGATTCTGCAGACTCAAG CTCTGGGATGACCTGTCCTGCAGCAGATTTTGTGCAGGAGACATTTCTTCAGACTGTAAAGGATGCACTTTCTGAGAAAGgtctatttattattaatttggtGTCACGGTCACAAGCCATTAAAGACTCTGTTATTTCAAGGATGAAAGTG GCGTTTAGCCATCTTTTCTGCCTACAGCTTGAAGAAGACGTCAATGAAGTTATTTTTGGTCTCTGTTCAGCTTCTTGTATCAAGGAGGATAGCTTCCCTGAAGCTGCTCTTCAACTTGAGAAACTGTTAAAATTGGAACACCCAGAGATAAGCCAAAGCATTATAAATACGACAAAGAAGTTGAGACAATTGAAGTGA
- the LOC18788487 gene encoding uncharacterized protein LOC18788487, translated as MASYEEVDSLFENAMKGQWGKVVEAYRNCSKAREANITKSKETALHIAIADGQTETALDLLNIIANGENALNILKIGNEKGNTALHLAARLGYVQVCQSMVTKDRSLVSLRNIDGETPLFLAALNGHNKAFLCLHSHCQEKYHSFRDNNGDTILHAAISGEYFSLAFQIIRLYPELVNSMNENGFSPLHILASKPSAFKSSSRLGLIGHIIYHCLIVEELKEESYKYEACLHNEGAQNNSKYPENYETCMNFARVLRSFFQVLTNTRGNQNWMPCSLLRANGGNKNGKNAADDEENPQQRSSSVIKASPEASSSAMRLQSKEVSDAKSSRSTDAGGISGLPSSVKKSESKGTNQPHEQGRRNYSYPPNYASLVLFFKLMMKAMLIILGIGIWKIKKIQERKERHIWANQVMNELVQHTSLYKYQNTGQNPHQPNKDKEECDVPNPILLDQARSSTADHVPSKGGNKNVETNLSSSNQNKYQIESDQNQPAHDYELGLNNGKERKDNKPLGDKKNGNCEADKKQTPILIAAKMGVTEMVRTILDKFPVAIQDVDSDNKNVVLLAVENRQPHVYNLLRKRKILKESLLRQLDNQGNSALHLAARCGQYRPWLIPGAALQMQWEIKWYKFVKSSMPHGFFVRYNKKGQTPKEIFINTHRNLIKEGSKWLTKTSESCSVVAALIATVAFATSATVPGGLNENTGEPILKDESAFGAFTISSLTALCFSVTSLVFFLSILTSRYEERDFSMDLPRKLLLGLTSLFASIASMLVSFCTGHIFVLKHQLRYVAYPLYAAACLPVTFFALAQLPLYFDLMRAIIRKVPQRSYEVFPH; from the exons ATGGCTTCATATGAGGAAGTAGATAGCTTGTTCGAAAATGCCATGAAAGGCCAGTGGGGAAAGGTGGTGGAGGCCTACAGAAATTGTTCCAAGGCTCGAGAGGCCAACATAACCAAATCAAAAGAGACTGCTCTACACATAGCAATTGCAGATGGCCAAACAGAAACCGCACTGGACTTGTTGAACATCATTGCCAATGGAGAAAATGCCttaaacatattgaaaatagGAAATGAGAAAGGCAACACAGCTCTCCATCTAGCTGCTAGGCTTGGCTATGTCCAAGTGTGTCAAAGCATGGTTACCAAAGATCGCAGCCTTGTCTCCCTTCGCAACATCGACGGTGAGACCCCTCTCTTCTTGGCAGCTCTTAATGGCCACAATAAGGCTTTCCTTTGCCTTCACTCTCACTGCCAAGAAAAATACCATTCCTTTAGAGACAATAATGGTGACACCATTCTCCATGCTGCTATCTCTGGTGAATACTTCA gTTTGGCATTTCAGATTATTCGGTTGTACCCGGAACTTGTTAACTCTATGAATGAAAATGGTTTCTCTCCCCTGCATATTCTGGCCAGTAAGCCTAGTGCATTCAAAAGCAGTAGTCGCCTCGGACTGATTGGTCATATTATATACCATT GTTTGATTGTTGAAGAGCTCAAAGAGGAATCATATAAATACGAAGCTTGTCTGCACAACGAAGGAGCACAAAACAATTCTAAATATCCAGAAAACTATGAAACATGCATGAACTTCGCTCGAGTTCTGAGGAGTTTCTTTCAAGTGTTAA caaacaCACGGGGAAACCAGAATTGGATGCCTTGCTCACTCCTTCGAGCTAATGGAGGAAATAAAAATGGCAAAAATGCTGCTGATGATGAAGAGAATCCCCAACAACGGAGCAGCTCAGTGATAA AGGCCAGTCCAGAAGCATCCTCTTCTGCAATGAGATTACAATCAAAAGAAGTGTCAGATGCAAAGAGTTCAAGATCAACTGATG CTGGAGGCATTTCAGGATTACCTTCGTCGGTGAAGAAGTCGGAATCAAAAG GTACAAACCAACCACATGAACAGGGGAGAAGAAATTATTCGTATCCGCCCAATTACGCCTCACTAGTTCTATTCTTCAAGCTTATGATGAAGGCCATGCTAATTATTCTGGGAATTG GCATTTGGAAGATAAAGAAAATCCAAGAAAGGAAAGAGCGACATATATGGGCTAATCAGGTCATGAATGAACTGGTTCAGCATACTTCTTTATACAAGTATCAAAATACTGGACAAAATCCCCATCAACCAAacaaagataaagaagaatGTGATGTTCCTAATCCTATCTTGTTAGACCAAGCCCGGTCTTCAACAGCCGATCATGTACCATCTAAAGGTGGaaataaaaatgttgaaaCAAATCTGTCGTCCTCAAACCAAAACAAGTATCAGATAGAGAGTGATCAGAATCAACCAG CACATGATTATGAACTTGGACTCAACAACGGTAAAGAGAGGAAGGACAACAAACCCTTGGGAGATAAGAAGAATGGAAATTGTGAAGCAGATAAAAAGCAGACACCAATATTAATTGCAGCGAAGATGGGAGTGACAGAAATGGTAAGAACAATCCTAGACAAGTTCCCAGTGGCCATCCAGGATGTGGACTCTGATAACAAGAATGTTGTACTGTTAGCAGTTGAGAACAGGCAACCCCATGTTTACAATCTCCTGCGGAAGAGAAAGATACTAAAAGAAAGCTTGTTGCGTCAGTTGGACAACCAAGGTAACAGCGCTTTACATCTTGCCGCTAGATGTGGACAGTACCGGCCTTGGCTTATTCCAGGTGCTGCATTGCAAATGCAATGGGAAATCAAGTGGTATAAG TTTGTCAAAAGCTCAATGCCACATGGTTTCTTTGTTCGCTACAACAAAAAAGGCCAGACCCCAAAGGAGATCTTCATAAATACACACCGAAATCTTATAAAAGAAGGCAGCAAATGGCTAACTAAAACCTCGGAGTCGTGCTCTGTGGTTGCAGCTCTCATTGCAACGGTTGCATTCGCAACATCAGCAACTGTACCAGGTGGACTTAATGAGAATACAGGTGAACCAATTCTTAAAGATGAGTCAGCATTCGGTGCCTTCACCATCTCATCACTGACTGCTCTCTGCTTCTCAGTAACTTCCCTggtcttctttctttcaattctCACTTCTAGATACGAAGAAAGAGATTTTTCAATGGACTTGCCTCGGAAACTTTTGCTGGGTCTAACATCTCTCTTCGCATCAATAGCTTCCATGTTAGTCTCATTCTGCACAGGGCATATCTTTGTCCTCAAACATCAACTGAGATATGTGGCATATCCATTGTATGCAGCAGCTTGCTTGCCGGTCACCTTTTTCGCTCTTGCACAGCTGCCCCTCTACTTTGATCTCATGAGGGCCATCATCAGAAAGGTACCACAGCGGAGCTATGAGGTCTTTCCACACTAG